The genomic DNA ATCCCCATCTCCTTGGCCACATGAGCGACCGGGCGGCCGGAACGGACACGCTGGATCAACAGCCGCCTGCCATGAACAGTCAGCCGGGCATTACGGTGGGACACGAAGACCTCCGTGTGGTGCAGTCCTAGACAGCTCCACCACACCGGAGGTCTTCCCTTTTGATCAAGACCCTCGCGTCAACAACGCTCGTGATCAATACACCTAGCGCGCGGGGCGCCGAAGTGCTGAGGCGGCGACCCGCAGATCTGAGACCAGGCCCGCGTAAGCCGCTTCACGGTCATCGGCACGGAGCACCGCGGAGGGGTGCAGGGTGGCGACCAGGCGATGGCCGTTGTCGTTCTGCACCGGCTGGACCCCCAATTCGTCCCATGCCGGTGCGGGCAGAGGCATGCCCCGCTGAGCACTGACCCTGAAGGCTGTGCCCAGCAGTGCCTTGCCCGCGGTGGCCCCAAGCGCCACGACTACGTCGGGATCAATCACCTTCAGTTCTGCCACGAGCCAGGGCCGGCAGGCAGTCATCTCGCGCAGGTTCGGCGCTTTGTGGATACGACGTTTGCCGCCACTTGCCGTGCTGAATTTGAAGTGCTTCACGGCGTTCGTCAAGTACGTACTCTTCTCGTCGATCCCGGCCTCTGCCAGCGCCTTGCGAAGGAGATGCCCGGCCGGACCGACGAAGGGCTCACCAAGGCGGTCCTCCTGGTCCCCTGGCTGCCCCGACCAGTACGATCCGAGCTGAGCTGGGCCCTTCGCCGAAGACGGTCGCTGTGGCGTCCTGATCCAGAGGGCAGCCCTGACAGTCCGCTGCGGCCCGTCGCAGACTCGGAATACCGCCCCGTCGCGGCACGTAGCGGGCGGCCCCGGCTTCCTCCCCTACGGCTGCGTCCTTCATTGCGGCTCGCCTTCCGATCGGTGTCGCTCCATGGCCCTACTTCGAATTCCGCGATCGAAACCAGCCTAGTCCTGAAGGCCCACCCCCTCAGGATCTCTGCCTGGGCAGGGCAAGAGCGGCCATAGGCAGGGCGCGAGCAGCCTTGCGACCGGTCCCCGGTAGCCGTCTTTCAGCGCGGACCGGAAGCGCCCACGCCGCGCAAGCTGAAGGGCCGAAGCACTATAGAGACATACACAGTCTGGGTCCCACGGGACGGGAGCAAAGGCAGCGGTAGGTGTGTGGTGCCCTGGATCCCCTACCAGATTGCGGGGTGAAGAATTCCGGCCGATAAGGGCCACGCTCCACGTTGCTTCTGTTTTCTGCGATTGCCTGAGCTTCTTCGGGTCGAACTGCCGCATCGATGGAACCGAGACCGGCGCGATCGGTCCTCCAGTCGGTACGCTCAGGAGGCAGGGCGCGCCCTGGCAACGCTCACGAACGGCGGCCGACAGGTCGGCCTGAGGTGTCTGGTACACCCAGCGCCTCTCACCCCATCCGATGCCCAGCCAGTGGACGAGTCTCCGCACCCGTACCGCGCCGCACGCCGGTCAGGAACGCGTCGAGTGCTTCCTCCGCTGTCCTCGCCGGGTGCCAGCCGAGGAGATCGCGGGCGCGTCCGCAGTCCATGATCGGCAGCCGCAGCACAGCGTCGAACAGGTGCGGCGAAGCGGGGACCGCATGGGATCGCCACGCTGCGGAGAGCGCGGTGCGCACCAGATTCCCCGGCACTTTCACCACCCGTGCACCGAGTTGCGCCGCAAGAGAGTTGGCGTCGATCACCGGTTGCGCGGCAAGATTGAACGCACCTCGCACATCACCTCGAACTGCCAAAAGGTAGGCTTGAGCGGCGTCGTTGGTATGGAGCACCTGGAAGCGCAGCCCCTGGAGGTCCGGCACCCAGGGCAACAGGTCCGGGCGGAGTAGCGGCCCCGGGACGAATCGCCCGACGAAGATGCGGCGCTGCTCGCTCGCCGCCGCCTCCTGGAACAGGAACCCCGGGCGCATCCGCACGACGCGGATGTATGGATGCTCCAGTTCGTAGGTGTCAAGCACGCGTTCCACATAGGCCTTTTCGCGGCAGTACGCAGCGTCGGGCCACCCGTGTGTGGGCCACTCCTCGCGGACCCCCGGTTCGCTCTTCGGACCCGGCGAGTAGGCGCCGACCGACGACGCATAGACCAGGGCAGGCACGCCCGCCTCTCGGACGGCCTGGAACACGCGTAGCGATCCCGCGACGTTGTTCTGCCAGGTCACGACCGGGTCGTGAGTCGGCTGAAAGCGCCACGCAAGGTGGACCACAACGTCAGCACCCGTGAAGTGGGAGCGAAGCACGCCCGCGCTGTCAGGGTGCGACA from Streptomyces sp. NBC_01707 includes the following:
- a CDS encoding NAD-dependent epimerase/dehydratase family protein; translated protein: MNAESGLRVVVTGATGNVGISVMKALAADESIASILGLARRLPALSLSKAAWGAVDVSHPDSAGVLRSHFTGADVVVHLAWRFQPTHDPVVTWQNNVAGSLRVFQAVREAGVPALVYASSVGAYSPGPKSEPGVREEWPTHGWPDAAYCREKAYVERVLDTYELEHPYIRVVRMRPGFLFQEAAASEQRRIFVGRFVPGPLLRPDLLPWVPDLQGLRFQVLHTNDAAQAYLLAVRGDVRGAFNLAAQPVIDANSLAAQLGARVVKVPGNLVRTALSAAWRSHAVPASPHLFDAVLRLPIMDCGRARDLLGWHPARTAEEALDAFLTGVRRGTGAETRPLAGHRMG